One region of Acidobacteriota bacterium genomic DNA includes:
- a CDS encoding AAA family ATPase produces MADTVKNIDVLKRDFEERARTLPALQSVVDKLDQTINDSDIAAVVARRTGIPVSKMLTAEKDRLLNMEAFLSRKIVGQEKAIAAIANAIRKSRAGLKLAHRPVGSFLFLGPTGTGKTYLPKLLAEFLFDDKNAMVRLDMSEYMEKHSVAKMIGAPPGYVGYEEGGVLTEAVRRKPFSIVLFDEVEKAHPDVFNLLLQLLDDGRLTDGQSRTVDFSNTLVVLTSNYAADQILDADREGRELDMEEVRSFLFSKFRPEFLNRLNEIIIYHTFTPEQVETIAGLEFNQLCELLEDQDITATLSAEAQAKLARDGYTFELGARPIQRIIEQQIVNRLSVDIITGKVMAGDSVRVEVQDDAYIFTNVEETKK; encoded by the coding sequence ATGGCTGACACTGTGAAGAATATCGACGTTCTGAAGCGCGATTTCGAGGAGAGAGCCCGGACGCTCCCGGCGCTCCAGTCGGTCGTGGACAAGCTCGATCAGACAATCAACGACTCGGATATCGCCGCCGTGGTGGCCCGCCGGACCGGGATTCCCGTCTCCAAGATGCTCACCGCGGAGAAGGACCGGCTGCTGAACATGGAGGCGTTCCTGTCCAGGAAAATCGTCGGCCAGGAGAAAGCGATCGCCGCCATCGCCAACGCTATACGCAAGTCGCGCGCCGGACTCAAGCTGGCGCACCGTCCGGTCGGTTCGTTCCTGTTCCTCGGTCCGACCGGCACCGGCAAGACGTACCTGCCCAAGCTGCTGGCCGAGTTCCTGTTCGATGACAAGAACGCCATGGTGCGGCTGGACATGTCCGAATACATGGAGAAGCACTCCGTGGCCAAGATGATCGGCGCCCCGCCCGGTTACGTGGGGTACGAGGAAGGCGGCGTGCTGACCGAGGCCGTCAGGCGTAAACCGTTCTCCATCGTGCTCTTCGACGAGGTTGAAAAGGCCCACCCGGACGTGTTCAATCTGCTGCTGCAGCTGCTGGACGACGGCCGGCTCACCGACGGCCAGAGCCGCACGGTTGACTTCTCCAACACCCTGGTGGTGCTGACCTCCAACTATGCGGCGGACCAGATTCTCGACGCCGACCGGGAGGGACGCGAGCTTGACATGGAGGAGGTCCGGTCCTTCCTTTTCTCCAAGTTCCGCCCGGAGTTCCTCAACCGGCTCAACGAGATTATCATCTACCATACCTTCACCCCGGAGCAGGTGGAGACGATTGCCGGTCTGGAGTTCAACCAGCTGTGCGAGCTGCTGGAAGATCAGGACATAACGGCCACGCTGAGCGCCGAGGCCCAGGCCAAGCTGGCCCGTGACGGCTACACCTTTGAGCTCGGCGCGCGGCCGATCCAGCGCATCATCGAGCAGCAGATCGTCAACCGGCTGTCGGTGGATATAATCACCGGCAAGGTGATGGCCGGCGACAGCGTTCGGGTGGAAGTGCAGGATGACGCATATATATTCACGAATGTAGAAGAAACTAAGAAGTAA
- a CDS encoding GPW/gp25 family protein, translating into MEYLALPFVLREGYFRRASLHESITYSVGLMLSTRMGLMQFDPEFGCEIWGREFSDLYTSSRANVRANLRNTIDKFEKRLYNVSVSFTSPSGSTAQALGVLVKVSGNYRDGDEERKFEGSYLLG; encoded by the coding sequence ATGGAATACTTAGCCTTACCGTTTGTGCTCCGGGAGGGGTACTTTCGCCGCGCCAGCCTGCACGAATCCATTACCTATTCGGTCGGGCTCATGCTGAGCACCCGCATGGGCCTGATGCAATTTGACCCGGAATTCGGGTGCGAGATCTGGGGAAGGGAGTTCTCGGATCTGTACACCTCCAGCCGGGCGAACGTCCGGGCCAACCTGAGAAACACCATTGACAAGTTTGAAAAGCGACTCTACAACGTCTCGGTTTCGTTCACCAGCCCCTCCGGCAGCACCGCCCAGGCACTGGGCGTGCTGGTGAAAGTGAGCGGCAACTACCGGGATGGTGACGAAGAGCGGAAATTCGAGGGATCGTACCTGTTAGGCTGA
- a CDS encoding Clp protease N-terminal domain-containing protein — MDIASYSSDSRAVIKVAKEVATEFRHPEIEIEHLLLAVVRHEGSEVESILNQLGKSPSSVASIIEIHLKEQSSRSTARANISISPAVELVLTQALEEKAKLYDPLVEPEHIFIAAFDLKSSLSPYIRDKLDITKEDIYKAIAESKAVQEIASGVTPAGERVAVEGRRDVPGTLRYCIDMTNQAAAGEFDPMIGREKEVQQVIQILLRRRKNSPVLVGGAGVGKSAIVEGFAQAIVAGGVPKALRDVKVMEVDMGSLIAGAKYKGEFEERFKTLVGEAVKSGGKLVLFIDEVHTITGAGAGSGGMDAANLIKPALARGHIRLIGATTEEEYTKHLEKDKALARRFEKVKVEEPLFDEAVRIVDGVVSKYAEHHKITYTREALVGSVKYAKRYLSERNLPDVALDIIDEAGSEYAVKEEFAREKLPELTTQVADIRKMIAQCEGKDPEKDAEAFRQLQESCDQFCRVVDRLHEFWGHRLEAGAGAS, encoded by the coding sequence ATGGATATTGCCAGCTATTCTTCTGATTCGCGGGCCGTTATCAAGGTTGCCAAGGAAGTTGCCACGGAGTTCCGACACCCGGAAATCGAGATCGAGCACCTTCTCCTGGCAGTGGTGCGGCATGAGGGTTCCGAGGTCGAGTCGATTCTCAATCAGCTCGGCAAGAGTCCGAGTTCCGTTGCCTCGATCATCGAGATACACCTCAAGGAGCAGTCCAGCCGCTCCACGGCACGTGCCAACATCAGTATCAGCCCCGCCGTTGAACTGGTTCTGACTCAGGCGCTTGAGGAGAAGGCCAAGCTGTACGACCCTCTCGTCGAGCCGGAACACATTTTCATAGCCGCCTTTGACCTCAAGTCAAGCCTGTCTCCCTACATCCGCGACAAGCTTGACATTACCAAGGAGGATATCTACAAGGCGATTGCCGAGAGCAAGGCGGTCCAAGAGATAGCCTCGGGCGTCACGCCTGCCGGTGAGAGGGTTGCGGTCGAGGGCAGACGGGATGTGCCGGGGACGCTGCGCTACTGCATCGACATGACCAATCAGGCGGCGGCCGGTGAGTTCGACCCGATGATCGGGCGCGAGAAGGAGGTCCAGCAGGTCATCCAGATTCTGCTGCGGCGGCGAAAGAACTCGCCCGTCCTGGTGGGAGGCGCCGGTGTCGGCAAGTCCGCTATCGTCGAAGGGTTCGCGCAGGCGATCGTCGCCGGCGGTGTGCCCAAGGCGTTACGGGATGTGAAGGTGATGGAAGTCGACATGGGCTCCCTGATCGCAGGCGCCAAGTACAAGGGGGAGTTCGAGGAACGGTTTAAGACGCTTGTCGGCGAGGCCGTCAAGTCCGGCGGCAAGCTCGTTCTTTTCATCGACGAAGTTCACACTATCACCGGCGCGGGAGCCGGTTCCGGCGGCATGGATGCGGCCAATCTGATCAAGCCGGCGCTGGCTCGCGGCCATATCCGCCTGATCGGCGCCACCACCGAGGAGGAATACACCAAGCACCTCGAGAAGGACAAGGCGCTCGCCCGCCGCTTCGAAAAAGTCAAAGTTGAGGAACCGCTGTTCGACGAAGCCGTGCGCATTGTCGACGGCGTGGTTTCGAAGTACGCGGAGCATCACAAGATTACCTACACGCGCGAGGCTCTCGTGGGCTCGGTGAAATACGCCAAACGGTACCTGAGTGAGCGCAACCTGCCCGACGTCGCCCTGGACATCATCGACGAGGCTGGTTCCGAATACGCCGTCAAGGAGGAGTTTGCCAGAGAGAAGCTCCCCGAGCTGACGACGCAAGTGGCGGATATACGCAAGATGATCGCGCAATGTGAAGGTAAAGACCCGGAAAAAGACGCCGAGGCGTTCAGGCAGTTGCAGGAGTCGTGCGATCAGTTCTGCCGGGTGGTGGACCGGCTGCACGAATTCTGGGGACACCGCCTTGAGGCCGGCGCGGGAGCATCGTAA
- a CDS encoding right-handed parallel beta-helix repeat-containing protein, producing the protein MTLPASASGLRAVPGACHRLFLAGLAVIVLTTAARGQTSGGGPPAFQPVDRDPAPLNGRSESASSIADTVGFFFGKDTEGWSILNSSSQVRIHYPEPDADSCKNLTRWDLSETPFTLSWDAFEEPGALKYHAPFEGFQRGECDYEFWHNWIGMMDVTGWTGIGKLAARVYNASGNTIYAGLGCRSQDTLYHYYLDAGDWTSLSRNDWTVITLDEPSPGKFADVEKIVICFGSWGEGGDIYIDWVIGVDPFPPAPPVLIGPPDQSHIEANKPTFAWQGDADYFTLEYSTGESFANAVTVPDILDTVYIPAFALPNGVYYWRVKAFNFQGESSEHSPVFSFTIEGPYEVPSEFPNIQAAVSAFPLLSTGTVLVAPGIYKGLGNRDIDGFVGKTIEVVSAGGPGETVIDCQGSYGAFVLGPYVYSAVIDGFTIVNANAGADRGAIDCLGGSPTIRNCIVQNSVGRGIWLRAGDSPVIDNCAFENGTGYALYCEQSDPIVTNCDFNSMSGGGAVFLGAGCSASISQSTFVGNDAGIFVESASVGAATATISLSQCIIAFSTSGAAVQVDDVGGDVILVLSCCDLYGNKGGDWAGYIADQVDENGNIWLDPLFCDEPNGDYTLYDISPCAAENSDCGQVGRYGVACLSGPTLVVAPDTLDFEAVLTEATLTIINSGGGTLNWAVSDDREWISVAPPGGSTTSETDDVIVTVDRGDLEPGLYEGTVTVESDGGEETVHVVMAVGEPLLVVPPPFVSDVLIDSLAVIRFNKPVDTSTIGENVSVVSASGGVVNVRHYLDENASVLTIEPVGGFFPALDTLDVVIGAGLRDVQGISLAEPYVASFTTGVGVYPGDANDDGVVDERDVLPIGYYFGFTGPGRDSVSTWWGLTPVHVKVRSTVWDPYLAAYADADGSSRVDGEDVCAVAANWQRRVADKLERGGETGPRSGLASLDASVALQLYESIINCPEGEGKDALEQMLASLVDRPQANLPTTMELHQNYPNPFNPATSIEFYLPDDGQVTLTVYNTVGQRVAVLLDGHTAAGFTEVVWDGTDGSGHEVASGVYLYRLETRDKTETRRMLLLK; encoded by the coding sequence ATGACTCTTCCAGCGTCGGCTTCAGGTCTTCGGGCCGTGCCCGGAGCCTGCCACCGCTTATTCCTTGCAGGCCTTGCCGTTATCGTGCTTACGACCGCTGCCCGGGGTCAGACTTCAGGCGGAGGACCGCCTGCCTTTCAGCCGGTCGATAGAGACCCGGCTCCCCTGAACGGGCGGTCAGAATCGGCCTCTTCTATTGCCGATACGGTCGGGTTCTTCTTCGGCAAAGACACTGAGGGCTGGAGTATACTCAACTCATCCTCCCAGGTAAGGATTCACTATCCCGAGCCTGACGCTGATTCCTGCAAGAACCTAACGCGGTGGGATCTCAGTGAGACTCCCTTCACGCTGTCCTGGGACGCGTTCGAGGAACCCGGTGCACTCAAGTATCACGCACCGTTTGAGGGCTTCCAGCGGGGTGAGTGCGACTACGAGTTCTGGCATAACTGGATTGGCATGATGGACGTCACCGGGTGGACGGGTATCGGCAAGCTGGCCGCCCGCGTCTACAACGCATCCGGCAACACGATTTATGCCGGCCTGGGCTGCAGGTCTCAAGACACATTGTATCACTATTATCTCGATGCCGGGGATTGGACCTCGCTCAGCCGTAACGATTGGACGGTCATAACGCTGGATGAGCCGTCGCCCGGGAAGTTTGCCGACGTGGAGAAGATCGTTATCTGTTTTGGCTCCTGGGGTGAAGGCGGAGACATATACATTGACTGGGTAATCGGTGTAGACCCGTTTCCGCCGGCTCCGCCCGTGCTTATCGGGCCGCCGGACCAGTCGCATATCGAGGCTAATAAGCCGACTTTCGCCTGGCAGGGCGATGCTGACTACTTTACTCTGGAGTACAGCACCGGGGAATCGTTCGCCAACGCGGTGACGGTACCCGACATTCTGGACACCGTTTATATCCCGGCTTTTGCTCTTCCCAACGGTGTCTATTACTGGCGAGTAAAGGCGTTCAACTTCCAGGGGGAATCCAGCGAACATTCGCCCGTGTTTTCGTTCACTATTGAGGGCCCTTACGAGGTCCCCTCCGAGTTTCCCAATATCCAGGCGGCGGTCAGCGCTTTTCCGCTCTTGTCGACCGGTACCGTGCTCGTTGCGCCGGGGATATATAAGGGCCTGGGGAATCGCGATATCGATGGATTTGTAGGGAAAACGATAGAGGTCGTTTCCGCAGGCGGGCCGGGGGAGACGGTCATAGACTGTCAGGGTAGTTACGGAGCCTTTGTACTCGGCCCCTATGTGTACAGTGCCGTAATTGACGGTTTTACGATTGTCAACGCCAATGCCGGCGCGGACCGGGGCGCCATCGACTGTCTGGGCGGCTCACCGACGATTCGCAACTGTATTGTTCAAAACAGCGTCGGGCGGGGAATCTGGCTCCGCGCCGGTGACTCCCCTGTGATTGACAACTGCGCGTTCGAGAACGGTACCGGCTATGCGTTATACTGCGAGCAGTCCGATCCGATTGTCACCAATTGTGATTTCAATTCCATGAGCGGCGGCGGTGCCGTTTTTCTCGGGGCCGGGTGCAGCGCTTCCATCAGTCAATCCACGTTCGTGGGCAATGACGCCGGCATCTTCGTGGAAAGCGCTTCCGTAGGGGCGGCCACGGCGACTATCAGCCTTTCTCAGTGCATTATCGCCTTCAGCACTTCGGGTGCCGCGGTGCAGGTCGATGACGTCGGGGGCGACGTTATTCTTGTGCTCTCCTGCTGTGATCTGTACGGGAACAAGGGCGGCGACTGGGCAGGCTATATTGCCGATCAGGTGGACGAGAACGGTAACATCTGGCTCGATCCGCTGTTTTGCGACGAGCCAAACGGCGATTACACGCTTTACGACATTTCCCCATGTGCTGCGGAAAACAGCGACTGCGGCCAGGTGGGCCGGTACGGCGTAGCCTGCCTGAGCGGTCCGACGCTGGTGGTGGCTCCGGATACACTCGACTTCGAAGCGGTTCTTACTGAGGCGACCTTGACGATCATCAACAGTGGCGGCGGAACGCTCAACTGGGCGGTGTCCGATGACCGCGAATGGATCTCTGTGGCCCCCCCGGGCGGCAGCACGACTTCCGAGACCGACGACGTCATAGTGACCGTTGATCGAGGCGACCTGGAACCCGGCCTGTACGAAGGCACCGTGACGGTTGAGTCCGACGGCGGTGAGGAGACGGTCCACGTGGTGATGGCCGTGGGTGAACCTCTGCTGGTGGTACCGCCGCCGTTCGTATCCGACGTCCTGATCGACTCGCTGGCCGTTATACGTTTCAACAAACCCGTGGACACTTCGACTATCGGCGAGAACGTGTCGGTGGTCAGCGCCAGCGGAGGCGTGGTGAACGTTCGACACTATCTCGATGAAAACGCTTCAGTTCTCACGATCGAGCCCGTCGGTGGTTTCTTCCCGGCCCTGGATACGCTCGACGTTGTCATCGGCGCCGGGCTGAGGGATGTCCAGGGGATATCGCTGGCGGAACCGTACGTCGCGTCGTTTACGACCGGCGTGGGTGTGTATCCCGGTGATGCTAACGACGACGGTGTGGTTGATGAGCGCGACGTGCTCCCGATCGGCTACTACTTTGGTTTCACCGGACCCGGACGTGATTCGGTGAGCACCTGGTGGGGGCTGACCCCGGTCCACGTGAAAGTACGATCCACAGTCTGGGATCCATACCTTGCGGCATACGCGGATGCCGACGGTTCCAGCCGCGTGGACGGCGAGGACGTGTGCGCCGTGGCCGCCAACTGGCAGCGGCGGGTTGCAGACAAGCTCGAGCGTGGCGGGGAAACCGGGCCGCGGTCCGGTCTGGCGTCCCTGGATGCGTCGGTCGCACTGCAACTGTACGAGAGCATTATCAACTGCCCGGAGGGCGAAGGCAAAGATGCGCTGGAGCAGATGCTGGCCTCGCTGGTCGACCGGCCGCAGGCCAACCTGCCCACTACCATGGAACTGCACCAGAATTACCCCAATCCGTTCAATCCGGCCACGTCGATTGAGTTCTATCTTCCGGACGACGGTCAGGTCACGCTGACGGTGTATAACACGGTCGGCCAGCGCGTGGCGGTCCTTCTTGACGGCCACACGGCCGCCGGTTTCACCGAAGTGGTCTGGGACGGCACGGACGGGAGCGGCCACGAGGTCGCGAGCGGCGTGTACTTATACCGGCTGGAGACCCGGGACAAGACAGAGACCAGGCGCATGCTGCTCCTTAAGTGA
- a CDS encoding phage baseplate assembly protein V produces MPKLETSAECRVKIDNEEIKHTVSSVRLEQCIDGHHVLQVGIRGGAQATGGAKLEDPSQFTGFLGKTISVTIQPVGDVVDPSLTMQFVGIVTEVRLDNSVDEFNCVTIVGRSPTIALEGAKRNSFHHEETGSSIVEAVLREHQITVGSVESTKKALEFSVQYRESDYEYVMRIASESGLFAFYDGRQFYAVKASSDTAAEVTFRETLGVFSMGLGTAISDYLTQAWDQANKQSLEGDVTGTPKGSSPSELSSISLKASSTVFAKPGFTAAVKAPDMASVDAVLARAKESSVGRMVRCRGESIVPAVAVGHCVKISGMDKLDGLYWVQTVTHVFDESGKYHNTFTCTPLDVAFPPAIAPGPPITDLQSAVVVDNNDPEKLGRVKVKFPWQGSDETPWIRVMTPQAGAERGWYGIPEIDDEVLIGFEHGDPDLPLVLGSLYSGKDAPHGDTGGEDNLVKLYMTKGGNQICFTDKEGAEEIRIAQKDGKNTIVVTLDGPAISIESQGDITIKGATISLESTKGDVTVKSAGKLVEESKADLTLKAGMNLKSEASVNYEIKGGANCKVEGGAMVKVQGAMVQIN; encoded by the coding sequence ATGCCAAAACTTGAAACCAGCGCCGAATGTCGGGTAAAGATTGACAACGAGGAGATCAAACACACCGTCTCCTCGGTCAGGCTCGAACAGTGCATAGATGGACACCACGTCCTGCAGGTCGGGATCCGCGGGGGAGCGCAGGCCACGGGCGGCGCCAAGCTGGAGGATCCCAGCCAGTTTACCGGCTTTCTGGGAAAGACGATTTCGGTGACGATACAGCCGGTTGGGGATGTCGTTGACCCCTCGCTGACCATGCAGTTTGTCGGCATCGTCACCGAGGTGCGTCTGGACAACAGCGTTGACGAGTTCAATTGCGTCACCATTGTCGGGCGCAGCCCGACTATCGCCCTGGAGGGCGCGAAGCGTAACAGCTTCCACCACGAGGAGACCGGGAGCAGTATCGTCGAAGCGGTTCTTCGCGAGCACCAGATTACAGTCGGCTCAGTCGAATCGACCAAGAAAGCGCTTGAGTTCAGCGTTCAGTATCGGGAGTCCGACTACGAGTATGTTATGCGCATCGCGTCGGAGAGCGGCTTGTTCGCGTTTTATGACGGCCGGCAGTTTTACGCCGTGAAAGCCAGCAGCGACACCGCCGCCGAAGTGACTTTTCGCGAGACCCTCGGAGTATTCTCGATGGGGCTCGGTACGGCTATCTCGGATTATCTCACGCAGGCATGGGACCAGGCCAATAAGCAGTCCCTCGAGGGAGATGTGACCGGGACGCCGAAAGGCTCCTCGCCCTCGGAGCTGTCGAGCATTTCCTTGAAGGCCTCGAGCACGGTTTTTGCCAAACCGGGTTTCACCGCGGCCGTCAAGGCCCCCGACATGGCCTCGGTCGACGCGGTGCTCGCACGGGCAAAGGAATCGTCCGTCGGGCGCATGGTCCGGTGCCGGGGCGAGTCAATTGTCCCCGCCGTGGCCGTCGGACACTGTGTTAAGATAAGCGGGATGGATAAGCTCGACGGCCTTTACTGGGTGCAGACTGTCACGCACGTCTTTGACGAGAGCGGCAAGTACCACAATACGTTTACGTGCACCCCCCTGGACGTCGCGTTCCCCCCCGCCATAGCTCCCGGACCTCCGATCACGGACTTGCAGAGCGCCGTCGTGGTTGACAACAACGACCCGGAGAAGCTCGGGCGCGTGAAGGTGAAGTTTCCCTGGCAGGGTTCGGACGAAACACCCTGGATTCGCGTCATGACCCCGCAGGCCGGTGCCGAGCGCGGCTGGTACGGCATTCCGGAGATAGATGATGAGGTCCTGATCGGCTTTGAACACGGTGACCCGGACCTGCCTCTCGTTCTCGGCTCCCTTTACAGCGGTAAGGACGCGCCGCATGGCGACACCGGCGGTGAGGACAATCTCGTCAAGCTGTATATGACCAAGGGCGGCAACCAGATCTGCTTCACGGACAAAGAGGGCGCCGAAGAGATCAGGATTGCTCAGAAGGACGGCAAGAACACGATCGTGGTGACGCTGGACGGTCCCGCCATCAGCATCGAGAGCCAGGGCGACATTACCATCAAAGGTGCAACCATCAGCCTTGAGAGCACCAAAGGCGACGTCACTGTCAAGTCTGCCGGCAAGCTGGTCGAAGAGAGTAAGGCGGATCTGACGCTCAAGGCGGGCATGAACCTCAAGAGCGAGGCTTCCGTCAACTACGAAATCAAGGGCGGGGCCAACTGCAAGGTTGAGGGCGGCGCCATGGTCAAAGTGCAAGGGGCCATGGTTCAGATAAATTAG
- a CDS encoding type VI secretion system contractile sheath small subunit yields the protein MAKFILGATERIKRDDSIPVELLPSNKTLYAAKLNNDENADVTPMRCNNMKEVFEKYRPNFSVELESAEGEPVNADFEIKAMKDFSSKELIEKNDYLQKTYYSKEIMADLDKQLKKNAALKKILADKEKKEALLKVAQYYVDLLSE from the coding sequence ATGGCGAAATTCATCCTCGGTGCGACGGAAAGGATCAAACGGGATGATTCCATTCCCGTGGAACTGCTTCCGTCCAACAAAACGCTCTACGCCGCGAAACTCAACAACGACGAAAACGCCGACGTGACACCGATGCGCTGCAACAACATGAAGGAGGTGTTCGAGAAGTATCGGCCCAACTTCTCGGTCGAGCTTGAGTCAGCGGAGGGGGAGCCGGTTAACGCTGATTTCGAGATCAAGGCGATGAAGGACTTCTCGTCAAAAGAACTCATCGAGAAGAACGACTACCTTCAGAAGACCTACTACAGCAAGGAGATCATGGCCGATCTTGACAAGCAGCTCAAGAAGAACGCCGCCCTGAAGAAAATCCTGGCGGACAAGGAAAAGAAAGAAGCGTTGCTGAAAGTGGCCCAGTACTACGTTGACCTTCTGAGCGAGTAA
- a CDS encoding type VI secretion system baseplate subunit TssG — translation MKIGIDLSRVSLLAVGHFENYKGEVHCQTPAPGTEITPETRIALEVGSSSGTDYVPFQFFYGIRGEHVAGDDWETRARELLTPFDSSVIRYEAATQYQKRKFNFGVVDRPQLVRFLQLFGSSAETGCENLQELLFWASVMPTFHLWAGNPQAVAAVLERLIMHPVGIIENTRARYDIPESCQSRLGAATGCLGEQFVLGRSFSECDSSYEVVIHGIEPKDVPDYLPGGARRKKLEWVLSVCMPSNLEPRFRIEAKSKAARIGKKRGKCYLGYSTYA, via the coding sequence ATGAAAATAGGAATTGATCTGTCCCGGGTCAGTCTCCTCGCGGTCGGCCATTTCGAGAACTACAAGGGTGAGGTCCACTGCCAGACTCCCGCGCCGGGCACTGAGATTACGCCCGAGACCCGGATCGCGCTGGAAGTCGGAAGTTCCAGCGGCACTGATTATGTGCCGTTCCAGTTCTTCTACGGTATCAGGGGCGAGCACGTCGCCGGTGACGATTGGGAGACCAGGGCGCGCGAACTTCTGACTCCGTTCGACTCCTCCGTGATAAGGTACGAAGCGGCCACCCAGTACCAGAAGCGCAAGTTCAATTTCGGCGTGGTCGACAGGCCGCAGCTGGTCCGCTTTCTGCAATTGTTCGGCTCTTCCGCGGAGACCGGCTGCGAGAACCTTCAGGAGTTGCTGTTCTGGGCGTCGGTCATGCCCACGTTCCACCTCTGGGCCGGGAATCCGCAGGCGGTTGCCGCCGTCCTCGAGCGGCTCATCATGCATCCCGTCGGGATCATCGAGAACACCAGGGCCCGCTACGATATTCCCGAATCGTGCCAGTCCCGGCTCGGCGCCGCCACCGGTTGTCTGGGCGAGCAATTCGTGCTTGGCCGTTCGTTCAGCGAGTGCGACAGCAGCTACGAAGTGGTCATTCACGGCATCGAGCCGAAAGACGTTCCGGATTATCTGCCCGGGGGAGCGCGTCGCAAGAAGCTGGAGTGGGTCTTAAGTGTTTGTATGCCAAGCAACTTGGAACCCCGGTTTCGAATCGAAGCCAAGTCGAAGGCCGCCCGGATCGGAAAGAAACGAGGCAAATGCTACCTGGGGTATTCCACGTATGCCTGA
- the tssD gene encoding type VI secretion system tube protein TssD: MARRPSLEIDGVVYKNVYAVSYELYTAKDETGRPSDRAHAGLIKVTRESDENSDISRWAMDSSEPNMKGGKVTFRNPHDAVMKELTWEQGFITRYEEHVPHVKDRPDDQVFEYFEMSCQRLKIGDAEIDNRWKE; this comes from the coding sequence ATGGCCAGGAGACCAAGTCTGGAAATCGACGGTGTCGTGTACAAGAATGTGTACGCGGTAAGTTACGAGCTGTACACCGCCAAGGATGAAACGGGGCGTCCCTCGGACCGTGCCCACGCCGGTCTTATCAAGGTCACTCGCGAATCCGACGAGAACAGCGACATCTCACGCTGGGCCATGGATTCCAGTGAGCCGAATATGAAGGGTGGCAAGGTGACGTTCAGGAACCCGCACGACGCAGTCATGAAAGAGCTGACGTGGGAGCAAGGGTTCATCACGCGTTACGAGGAACACGTCCCGCACGTTAAGGACAGGCCTGACGATCAGGTCTTTGAGTACTTCGAAATGTCTTGCCAGCGGCTCAAGATCGGCGACGCCGAGATTGACAACCGGTGGAAGGAGTAA